A stretch of the Enoplosus armatus isolate fEnoArm2 chromosome 13, fEnoArm2.hap1, whole genome shotgun sequence genome encodes the following:
- the LOC139295353 gene encoding T-box transcription factor TBX2b-like, with amino-acid sequence MRDPVDTAAAMAYHPFQAHRPGALPLSAFFTAAQPPFFPALTFPDVASLSEPLSEQAASDSGLHSALGRQHQPAHPRSLKSLQSEEGLDDDPKVTLDSKNLWNEFHKRGTEMVITKSGRRMFPPFKVRVEGLRETAKYILLMDIVAVDDCRYKFHNSRWMVAGKADPEMPKRMYIHPDSPSKGEQWMSKPVAFHKLKLTNNISDKHGFTILNSMHKYQPRFHIVRANDIMKLPYSTFRTYVFPETEFIAVTAYQNEKITQLKIDNNPFAKGFRDTGNGRREKRSKQLSISSLHEHQSKADLDSEDSCEQPSTSDPFCSSRELLSSPLMSTPTGQDENNIGSDSDIDLQDEDIAEASSSRTEHMCTLSQKSEEMLWNKSALSKRNDNQDTTNERTAFRASGDMYPVEVDSSKKHMSEIRDGVLPMMLQTQSSSSLAAGPLQTLDFSNAHSQQFLKLGTPLLFHPGQLSVKPEAFSTTGMGHLFSSLPGVNNLENGGLSSQSITSASPFMFHLSQHMLASQGISLSPFGGLFSYPYRYMAAPAAVGPALPTSSATSTLARNHCFRSSRPWLRFSPYQIPTSVIASQNLLTTSSPGGSKSQSELSKSGSRESSPVSNNRSHKTMAKQKTAPP; translated from the exons ATGAGAGATCCAGTTGACACGGCGGCTGCCATGGCTTACCATCCCTTCCAAGCTCACCGACCGGGTGCCTTGCCCTTGTCAGCCTTCTTCACAGCCGCTCAGCCACCGTTTTTCCCCGCGCTGACCTTCCCGGACGTCGCCTCCCTGTCCGAGCCTCTGTCGGAGCAGGCTGCCTCTGACTCGGGGCTGCACTCGGCTCTGGGACGCCAACATCAGCCGGCTCACCCGCGGTCCTTGAAGAGCCTGCAGTCAGAGGAAGGGCTGGACGACGACCCGAAAGTCACACTGGACTCGAAGAATTTATGGAATGAATTTCACAAAAGGGGAACTGAGATGGTTATTACAAAATCAGGACG GAGGATGTTTCCGCCTTTCAAAGTGCGGGTCGAGGGGCTGCGTGAAACAGCGAAGTACATCCTGCTGATGGACATCGTGGCTGTTGATGACTGCCGCTACAAGTTTCACAACTCCCGCTGGATGGTGGCTGGAAAGGCTGACCCGGAGATGCCAAAGCGCATGTACATCCACCCGGACAGCCCGTCCAAAGGCGAGCAGTGGATGAGCAAGCCCGTTGCTTTTCACAAGCTCAAACTCACCAATAATATTTCGGATAAGCACGGATTT actATTTTGAATTCTATGCATAAATACCAACCCAGGTTTCATATTGTGAGAGCCAACGACATAATGAAGCTTCCGTACAGCACCTTCCGGACTTACGTGTTCCCGGAGACGGAGTTCATCGCTGTCACTGCGTATCAGAATGAAAAG ATCACGCAGCTAAAAATCGACAACAACCCCTTCGCCAAAGGATTCAGAGACACTGGGAATGGGAGGCGAGAGAAAAG GAGTAAGCAGCTGAGCATTTCCTCGCTGCACGAGCACCAAAGCAAAGCGGACCTGGACTCGGAGGACTCGTGTGAACAACCCAGCACCAGCGACCCGTTCTGCTCCTCTCGTGAGCTGCTGAGCAGCCCTCTGATGTCCACACCAACCGGCCAGG ATGAGAACAATATTGGAAGTGATTCAGATATTGATCTACAAGATGAGGACATTGCTGAAGCCAGCTCTTCTAGGACTGAACACATGTGTACTTTGAGTCAGAAGAGTGAGGAGATGCTGTGGAACAAGTCTGCTCTCAGTAAGAGAAACGACAATCAGGACACAACGAACGAAAGGACAGCGTTTAGAGCGTCAGGCGATATGTACCCTGTGGAGGTTGATTCTTCGAAAAAGCACATGAGTGAAATCAGAGATGGGGTCCTGCCTATGATGTTGCAAACGCAGAGCTCATCTTCCCTCGCCGCCGGTCCCCTTCAGACTTTGGATTTCTCAAATGCGCACAGCCAACAGTTTCTCAAGCTTGGGACACCTTTGTTGTTTCATCCTGGACAGTTGTCGGTGAAGCCAGAGGCTTTTTCCACCACAGGGATGGGacatctgttttcttctttgccCGGAGTAAACAACCTAGAAAATGGAGGCCTTTCTTCTCAAAGCATCACCTCTGCGTCTCCCTTCATGTTTCACCTGTCACAGCACATGCTGGCATCTCAG GGAATCTCACTGTCACCCTTCGGAGGATTGTTCTCCTATCCATACCGCTACATGGCAGCACCAGCTGCAGTTGGTCCAGCTCTCCCCACCAGTTCTGCAACCTCCACGCTGGCCAGAAACCACTGTTTCCGCAGCTCTCGGCCTTGGTTGCGATTCAGCCCTTATCAGATCCCCACCTCTGTCATCGCAAGCCAAAACCTGCTTACAACCAGTTCACCTGGTGGTTCAAAATCCCAATCTGAGCTGTCCAAATCAGGGAGCAGAGAGTCAAGTCCAGTGTCTAACAATCGCAGCCATAAAACCATGGCCAAGCAGAAGACTGCTCCACCATAA